CGCTGGGTTCAACCCATCACCCGAGGAGATGGGGGTAATCGTCGGCATCGTCAAGGGCGACGAGGCCGTGAAGGACCGCGCGTTTAGCGATGGCCTTTACGTCGCCGGAAACAGGTACATCCTCACGAGAGCCGAATTCAGAAGCATCTACGCCAGATCCGGAAGGACCGGCATCGCCGTCGCGAAGGCCAACAGGACCGTCATCGTGGGCCACCACCCCGAGACGGCGGCAGCAGGGAATGCCAACAGCGCGGTCGAGAATCTCACCGACTACCTCATCGGCCAGGGCTACTGAGGGATCGGCAGACTGGCGCCCCCGCACGACCGGGCGCGTCTCCGACCTGCACGCCGAAGGGCCTGAACCCCCTCCCTTCCGCTTGCCGTACGGCTACTAGCCGCCCACAAGGCCTCGAAGTCCTGTTCGTTCGTCATGATGTCCCCCTGCTCCCACCTTACGAGCGGTGCAGAAGGACGGACTGGTCAGGGACGGAACTGCCAACTGCCATGAGAGTGTCAGCGGATTTGCCATGAGAGTGTCAGTGCGCGAGCGCCATCCAGGACCCGACGGCAGACCAAGGCGGACGTGCGGCCGCACGTCCGCTGGACAGGATGGTCGAAGCCTCCCGCGCGAGAAACAGATCCGCCGCAGGGCTTGCATCCGGTACCCGGGTACAGGTCTACCGTCAAGTTTTAGAGGCTCGGAACCACCCAGGGGACAGGCCCCGGTCATGGCGCGGGTGGCCACGCTCGTCCCTAAGGTATGCACGGGCCGACGGCGCCTTCTGGTACGTGTTCTCGATCACCGCCAGGGACGAGCACCCGATACCCGGGCACGTCCACTACGCGCTCTGCGAGCCTTGCTGCGTCGGCTGCTGAGAAAGATCAGCTTCTCACTGGAGTGGCAGTTCTGCGGGCTCGGCACCCGTGCCCTACGCGAGCTGGCGCCCCTGCGACACAGAGACCACAGTCTTCATCACTGACAGCAGTAGATCGAATGCGTGCAGTAACGTCGCAGTGGAGTTGATCTACGTACCCCTCGACCAACGAGTGGAGTTCAGTGTTGATGTCACAACGATCTAAATACGCGCTCACCGCGCTGGCCTGCGCCCTGTCCACGCTACTGGCCGCACCTGGGACTCAGGCGGCGGCCGATACCCGGGTGCAGGCCACCGGCGGCGTGCGAACCGCCGCCGCGCCGTGTGTCCGGCCGGGGACGGCGGCCTACCCCGTCGAGTACTACTGGAAGAACGCGTTCGGCATGCGGCTGGGCAGCGGGGCGGTCTCGGTCAACACCGCCCCGTCTCTGTGGGGCGGGCAGATCGCCCCGGGCAGCACCTTCACCCTCACGCTGGCACACCGCACGGCCCAGTGGCCGCTGCTGGTCAGGAGCTACACCACCACGTGGGACCTGTCGTCGCTGCTGGCCAGCGCCGACGTCGTCGGCCAGTCGGGGGCCGGCAACATCAACGGCAACACCTTGACGATCAGCTCGACGGGCAGCAAGACCGACCCACCCCAGAAGGTCATCACCTTCCAGGTGAGGCAAGGCACCGTCGGGCGCAGCATGACCATCCGGCCGACCGGGATCAGCAGCGTCATCGCCGCCCCGGGCCAGCTGGGAAACAACACACCCGCACCCCCGATCCAGATCGTGGGCGGGCAGTCCATCTCGCCCACCAGGGCCGCCGACGACACCGCCACCACCCAGGGCAGGGCCGTCAGCGTGCCCGTCCTGACCAACGACACCGCGACCGCACCGACGATCAGCACCGTCACCCAGCCCGCCAACGGCACCGCGACGATCTCCGGCGGCAACGTGGTCTACACACCCGCCGCGGGCTTCGTCGGCACCGACACCTTCACCTACGCCCTCACCACCGCCTGCGGAACCGCCACCGCCAAGGTGACGGTCGTCGTCCCGTGCACCGATACGCCCGTCACCTTGGCCAACGGCAGTTTCGAGGCGCCACCTGTCACCGGGTACCAGTATCTCCCCGACGCCTCGACCAACCCCGGTATCGGCTGGCGCACCACCGCCACCGACCAGCTGGTGGAGTTCTGGCGTACCGGATACGGCGGGGTTCCATCGGCTGACGGGCAGCAGTTCGCCGAACTCAACGCCACCCAGTTCTCCACGCTGTATCAGGACCTGCCCACCGTTCCCGGATCCGTCATGACCTGGTCGCTGTACCACCGGGGCGTTGTGGGTGCCGACACGATGCACGTACTCATCGGCGCCCCCGGCGCGACCGTGGCCCAGACCCCCGCCGGAGCCTCCTCCCCCGACATCACCGACGGCAACACCGCCTGGCGCCGCTACACCGGGACCTACATCGTCCCGCCGGGACAGACCACCACCCGGTTCTCCTTCCAGTCGGTGTCGACCGCGGGCGGTAACCCGACGACCGGCAACCTTCTGGACGATGTGGTCTTCGAGACCCCGCGCTGCCCGAACGCCACCACGAGCGCCGTGAAAGCGGCCGCACCCCTGGGTGTGCACACCGCGAACTGATCGACGGGGGCCGGTAAGGATCGATCAGTCACGTCCTGAGACCGTCCAAAGATCCCCTGAATAGTCAGGTGGCCCGCTCTGGCCTGGGCGAGCGCAATTCCGTGTACCGGGTGACGCCAGCCTCACAGACACCCCTCGACCGGTGACCGGCAACCGCTCAGGTCCTCGGCCAGCGCACGGCACCAGCAGAGGACAGGCGAAGGGCAGAACCTCAGCGGGCCCGGCGGCAAGGGCTGCCAGCCGGATCTGCAAGGCAGTGCGCTTGACCGGCGCGGCCCT
This region of Streptosporangium sp. NBC_01495 genomic DNA includes:
- a CDS encoding profilin, yielding MDTDFQTYVNDSLIGSGHIDHAGIYSLTDEVFWALSAGFNPSPEEMGVIVGIVKGDEAVKDRAFSDGLYVAGNRYILTRAEFRSIYARSGRTGIAVAKANRTVIVGHHPETAAAGNANSAVENLTDYLIGQGY
- a CDS encoding Ig-like domain-containing protein; this encodes MSQRSKYALTALACALSTLLAAPGTQAAADTRVQATGGVRTAAAPCVRPGTAAYPVEYYWKNAFGMRLGSGAVSVNTAPSLWGGQIAPGSTFTLTLAHRTAQWPLLVRSYTTTWDLSSLLASADVVGQSGAGNINGNTLTISSTGSKTDPPQKVITFQVRQGTVGRSMTIRPTGISSVIAAPGQLGNNTPAPPIQIVGGQSISPTRAADDTATTQGRAVSVPVLTNDTATAPTISTVTQPANGTATISGGNVVYTPAAGFVGTDTFTYALTTACGTATAKVTVVVPCTDTPVTLANGSFEAPPVTGYQYLPDASTNPGIGWRTTATDQLVEFWRTGYGGVPSADGQQFAELNATQFSTLYQDLPTVPGSVMTWSLYHRGVVGADTMHVLIGAPGATVAQTPAGASSPDITDGNTAWRRYTGTYIVPPGQTTTRFSFQSVSTAGGNPTTGNLLDDVVFETPRCPNATTSAVKAAAPLGVHTAN